The following coding sequences are from one Collimonas arenae window:
- the lptB gene encoding LPS export ABC transporter ATP-binding protein: MSAMPGKPSNLIVKGLQKSYGARQVVHDVSLNVQCGEVVGLLGPNGAGKTTSFYMIVGLVPSDGGEIDLDGVDISRLPIHRRAVLGLSYLPQEASVFRKLTVEDNIRAVLELQQPNGKPLTKAEIDEQLQKLLHELQIEKLRESQALSLSGGERRRVEIARALATNPRFVLLDEPFAGIDPIAVIEIQRIVRFLKERGIGVLITDHNVRETLGICDRAYIINQGSVLASGSPDDIIANESVRRVYLGEHFRM; encoded by the coding sequence ATGAGCGCCATGCCCGGTAAGCCAAGCAACCTGATCGTTAAAGGCCTGCAGAAGAGCTACGGTGCGCGCCAGGTCGTGCATGACGTTTCACTCAACGTCCAGTGCGGCGAAGTGGTCGGTTTACTGGGGCCGAACGGCGCCGGCAAAACCACGTCGTTCTACATGATCGTCGGTCTGGTGCCATCGGACGGCGGCGAAATCGACCTCGACGGCGTAGACATTTCGCGCCTGCCGATCCATCGCCGCGCAGTGCTCGGCCTGTCCTACCTGCCGCAGGAAGCATCGGTATTTCGCAAGTTGACGGTGGAAGACAATATTCGCGCCGTGCTGGAGCTGCAGCAGCCCAACGGCAAGCCACTCACCAAGGCAGAAATCGACGAACAACTGCAGAAGCTGTTGCATGAATTGCAGATTGAAAAATTGCGCGAGAGCCAGGCGTTGTCGCTCTCCGGCGGCGAACGCCGGCGCGTCGAAATCGCTCGGGCACTGGCGACCAATCCTCGCTTCGTGCTGCTGGATGAACCCTTCGCCGGGATCGATCCGATTGCCGTCATCGAGATCCAACGCATCGTGCGCTTCCTCAAAGAACGCGGCATCGGCGTACTGATCACCGACCACAACGTGCGTGAAACGCTGGGCATTTGCGACCGCGCCTACATCATCAACCAAGGCAGCGTGCTGGCCAGCGGCAGTCCGGACGACATCATTGCCAACGAGTCGGTACGGCGCGTGTATCTGGGCGAGCATTTCCGCATGTAG